In Panthera tigris isolate Pti1 chromosome C1, P.tigris_Pti1_mat1.1, whole genome shotgun sequence, the following proteins share a genomic window:
- the NR4A2 gene encoding nuclear receptor subfamily 4 group A member 2 isoform X5, whose product MDLTNTEITATTSLPSFSTFMDNYSTGYDVKPPCLYQMPLSGQQSSIKVEDIQMHNYQQHSHLPPQSEEMMPHSGSVYYKPSSPPTPTTPGFQVQHSPMWDDPGSLHNFHQNYVATTHMIEQRKTPVSRLSLFSFKQSPPGTPVSSCQMRFDGPLHVPMNPEQAGSHHVVDGQTFAVPNPIRKPASMGFPGLQIGHASQLLDTQVPSPPSRGSPSNEGLCAVCGDNAACQHYGVRTCEGCKGFFKRTVQKNAKYVCLANKNCPVDKRRRNRCQYCRFQKCLAVGMVKEVVRTDSLKGRRGRLPSKPKSPQEPSPPSPPVSLISALVRAHVDSNPAMTSLDYSRFQANPDYQMSGDDTQHIQQFYDLLTGSMEIIRGWAEKIPGFADLPKADQDLLFESAFLELFVLRLAYRSNPVEGKLIFCNGVVLHRLQCVRGFGEWIDSIVEFSSNLQNMNIDISAFSCIAALAMVTERHGLKEPKRVEELQNKIVNCLKDHVTFNNGGLNRPNYLSKLLGKLPELRTLCTQGLQRIFYLKLEDLVPPPAIIDKLFLDTLPF is encoded by the exons ATGGACCTCACCAACACTGAAATCACTGCCACCACTTCTCTCCCCAGCTTCAGTACCTTTATGGACAACTACAGCACAGGCTACGACGTCAAGCCACCTTGCTTGTACCAAATGCCCCTGTCCGGACAGCAGTCCTCCATTAAGGTAGAAGACATTCAGATGCACAACTACCAGCAACACAGCCACCTGCCCCCTCAGTCCGAGGAGATGATGCCGCACTCCGGGTCGGTTTACTACAAGCCCTCCTCGCCCCCGACGCCCACCACCCCGGGCTTTCAAGTGCAGCACAGCCCCATGTGGGATGACCCAGGCTCCCTCCACAACTTCCATCAGAACTACGTGGCCACCACGCACATGATCGAGCAGAGGAAAACGCCCGTCTCCCgcctctccctcttctcattTAAGCAGTCGCCCCCCGGCACCCCCGTGTCTAGCTGCCAGATGCGCTTCGACGGGCCCCTGCACGTCCCCATGAACCCGGAGCAGGCGGGCAGCCACCACGTGGTGGACGGGCAGACCTTCGCTGTGCCCAACCCCATCCGAAAGCCCGCGTCCATGGGCTTCCCAGGCCTGCAGATCGGCCACGCGTCGCAGCTGCTGGACACGCAGGTGCCCTCGCCGCCGTCGCGGGGCTCTCCCTCCAACGAGGGGCTGTGCGCCGTGTGCGGCGACAACGCGGCCTGCCAACACTATGGCGTGCGCACCTGTGAGGGCTGCAAAGGTTTCTTCAAG CGCACGGTACAAAAAAACGCAAAATACGTGTGTTTAGCAAATAAAAACTGCCCAGTGGACAAGCGGCGCCGGAATCGCTGTCAGTACTGCCGATTTCAGAAGTGCCTGGCTGTTGGGATGGTCAAAGAAG TGGTTCGCACGGACAGTTTAAAAGGCCGGAGAGGTCGCTTGCCCTCGAAACCGAAGAGCCCACAGGAGCCCTCTCCCCCCTCGCCCCCGGTGAGTCTGATCAGTGCCCTCGTCAGGGCCCATGTCGACTCCAACCCGGCTATGACCAGCCTGGACTATTCCAGG TTCCAGGCGAACCCTGACTATCAGATGAGTGGAGATGACACCCAGCATATCCAGCAGTTCTATGATCTCCTGACTGGCTCCATGGAGATCATCAGGGGCTGGGCCGAGAAGATCCCGGGCTTCGCTGACCTGCCCAAAGCCGACCAAGACCTGCTTTTCGAGTCTGCTTTCTTAGAACTGTTTGTGCTGCGATTAGCGTACAG GTCCAACCCAGTGGAGGGTAAACTCATCTTTTGCAATGGGGTGGTCTTGCACAGGTTGCAATGCGTTCGTGGCTTTGGGGAATGGATTGATTCCATTGTTGAATTCTCCTCCAACTTGCAGAATATGAACATCGACATTTCTGCCTTCTCCTGCATTGCTGCCCTGGCTATGGTCACAG AGAGACACGGGCTCAAGGAACCCAAGAGAGTGGAAGAACTGCAAAACAAGATTGTAAATTGTCTCAAAGACCATGTGACTTTCAATAATGGGGGGTTGAACCGCCCCAACTATTTGTCCAAACTGTTGGGGAAGCTCCCAGAACTTCGTACTCTTTGCACACAGGGGCTACAGCGCATTTTCTACCTGAAACTAGAAGACTTGGTACCACCGCCAGCAATAATTGACAAACTTTTCCTGGACACTTTACCTTTCTAA
- the NR4A2 gene encoding nuclear receptor subfamily 4 group A member 2 isoform X3, with protein MDNYSTGYDVKPPCLYQMPLSGQQSSIKVEDIQMHNYQQHSHLPPQSEEMMPHSGSVYYKPSSPPTPTTPGFQVQHSPMWDDPGSLHNFHQNYVATTHMIEQRKTPVSRLSLFSFKQSPPGTPVSSCQMRFDGPLHVPMNPEQAGSHHVVDGQTFAVPNPIRKPASMGFPGLQIGHASQLLDTQVPSPPSRGSPSNEGLCAVCGDNAACQHYGVRTCEGCKGFFKRTVQKNAKYVCLANKNCPVDKRRRNRCQYCRFQKCLAVGMVKEVVRTDSLKGRRGRLPSKPKSPQEPSPPSPPVSLISALVRAHVDSNPAMTSLDYSRFQANPDYQMSGDDTQHIQQFYDLLTGSMEIIRGWAEKIPGFADLPKADQDLLFESAFLELFVLRLAYRSNPVEGKLIFCNGVVLHRLQCVRGFGEWIDSIVEFSSNLQNMNIDISAFSCIAALAMVTERHGLKEPKRVEELQNKIVNCLKDHVTFNNGGLNRPNYLSKLLGKLPELRTLCTQGLQRIFYLKLEDLVPPPAIIDKLFLDTLPF; from the exons ATGGACAACTACAGCACAGGCTACGACGTCAAGCCACCTTGCTTGTACCAAATGCCCCTGTCCGGACAGCAGTCCTCCATTAAGGTAGAAGACATTCAGATGCACAACTACCAGCAACACAGCCACCTGCCCCCTCAGTCCGAGGAGATGATGCCGCACTCCGGGTCGGTTTACTACAAGCCCTCCTCGCCCCCGACGCCCACCACCCCGGGCTTTCAAGTGCAGCACAGCCCCATGTGGGATGACCCAGGCTCCCTCCACAACTTCCATCAGAACTACGTGGCCACCACGCACATGATCGAGCAGAGGAAAACGCCCGTCTCCCgcctctccctcttctcattTAAGCAGTCGCCCCCCGGCACCCCCGTGTCTAGCTGCCAGATGCGCTTCGACGGGCCCCTGCACGTCCCCATGAACCCGGAGCAGGCGGGCAGCCACCACGTGGTGGACGGGCAGACCTTCGCTGTGCCCAACCCCATCCGAAAGCCCGCGTCCATGGGCTTCCCAGGCCTGCAGATCGGCCACGCGTCGCAGCTGCTGGACACGCAGGTGCCCTCGCCGCCGTCGCGGGGCTCTCCCTCCAACGAGGGGCTGTGCGCCGTGTGCGGCGACAACGCGGCCTGCCAACACTATGGCGTGCGCACCTGTGAGGGCTGCAAAGGTTTCTTCAAG CGCACGGTACAAAAAAACGCAAAATACGTGTGTTTAGCAAATAAAAACTGCCCAGTGGACAAGCGGCGCCGGAATCGCTGTCAGTACTGCCGATTTCAGAAGTGCCTGGCTGTTGGGATGGTCAAAGAAG TGGTTCGCACGGACAGTTTAAAAGGCCGGAGAGGTCGCTTGCCCTCGAAACCGAAGAGCCCACAGGAGCCCTCTCCCCCCTCGCCCCCGGTGAGTCTGATCAGTGCCCTCGTCAGGGCCCATGTCGACTCCAACCCGGCTATGACCAGCCTGGACTATTCCAGG TTCCAGGCGAACCCTGACTATCAGATGAGTGGAGATGACACCCAGCATATCCAGCAGTTCTATGATCTCCTGACTGGCTCCATGGAGATCATCAGGGGCTGGGCCGAGAAGATCCCGGGCTTCGCTGACCTGCCCAAAGCCGACCAAGACCTGCTTTTCGAGTCTGCTTTCTTAGAACTGTTTGTGCTGCGATTAGCGTACAG GTCCAACCCAGTGGAGGGTAAACTCATCTTTTGCAATGGGGTGGTCTTGCACAGGTTGCAATGCGTTCGTGGCTTTGGGGAATGGATTGATTCCATTGTTGAATTCTCCTCCAACTTGCAGAATATGAACATCGACATTTCTGCCTTCTCCTGCATTGCTGCCCTGGCTATGGTCACAG AGAGACACGGGCTCAAGGAACCCAAGAGAGTGGAAGAACTGCAAAACAAGATTGTAAATTGTCTCAAAGACCATGTGACTTTCAATAATGGGGGGTTGAACCGCCCCAACTATTTGTCCAAACTGTTGGGGAAGCTCCCAGAACTTCGTACTCTTTGCACACAGGGGCTACAGCGCATTTTCTACCTGAAACTAGAAGACTTGGTACCACCGCCAGCAATAATTGACAAACTTTTCCTGGACACTTTACCTTTCTAA
- the NR4A2 gene encoding nuclear receptor subfamily 4 group A member 2 isoform X4, whose product MPCVQAQYGSSPQGASPASQSYSYHSSGEYSSDFLTPEFVKFSMDLTNTEITATTSLPSFSTFMDNYSTGYDVKPPCLYQMPLSGQQSSIKVEDIQMHNYQQHSHLPPQSEEMMPHSGSVYYKPSSPPTPTTPGFQVQHSPMWDDPGSLHNFHQNYVATTHMIEQRKTPVSRLSLFSFKQSPPGTPVSSCQMRFDGPLHVPMNPEQAGSHHVVDGQTFAVPNPIRKPASMGFPGLQIGHASQLLDTQVPSPPSRGSPSNEGLCAVCGDNAACQHYGVRTCEGCKGFFKRTVQKNAKYVCLANKNCPVDKRRRNRCQYCRFQKCLAVGMVKEVVRTDSLKGRRGRLPSKPKSPQEPSPPSPPVSLISALVRAHVDSNPAMTSLDYSRFQANPDYQMSGDDTQHIQQFYDLLTGSMEIIRGWAEKIPGFADLPKADQDLLFESAFLELFVLRLAYRSNPVEEYEHRHFCLLLHCCPGYGHRETRAQGTQESGRTAKQDCKLSQRPCDFQ is encoded by the exons ATGCCTTGTGTTCAGGCGCAGTATGGGTCCTCGCCTCAAGGAGCCAGCCCCGCTTCTCAGAGCTACAGTTACCACTCTTCGGGAGAATACAGCTCCGATTTCTTAACTCCAGAGTTTGTCAAGTTTAGCATGGACCTCACCAACACTGAAATCACTGCCACCACTTCTCTCCCCAGCTTCAGTACCTTTATGGACAACTACAGCACAGGCTACGACGTCAAGCCACCTTGCTTGTACCAAATGCCCCTGTCCGGACAGCAGTCCTCCATTAAGGTAGAAGACATTCAGATGCACAACTACCAGCAACACAGCCACCTGCCCCCTCAGTCCGAGGAGATGATGCCGCACTCCGGGTCGGTTTACTACAAGCCCTCCTCGCCCCCGACGCCCACCACCCCGGGCTTTCAAGTGCAGCACAGCCCCATGTGGGATGACCCAGGCTCCCTCCACAACTTCCATCAGAACTACGTGGCCACCACGCACATGATCGAGCAGAGGAAAACGCCCGTCTCCCgcctctccctcttctcattTAAGCAGTCGCCCCCCGGCACCCCCGTGTCTAGCTGCCAGATGCGCTTCGACGGGCCCCTGCACGTCCCCATGAACCCGGAGCAGGCGGGCAGCCACCACGTGGTGGACGGGCAGACCTTCGCTGTGCCCAACCCCATCCGAAAGCCCGCGTCCATGGGCTTCCCAGGCCTGCAGATCGGCCACGCGTCGCAGCTGCTGGACACGCAGGTGCCCTCGCCGCCGTCGCGGGGCTCTCCCTCCAACGAGGGGCTGTGCGCCGTGTGCGGCGACAACGCGGCCTGCCAACACTATGGCGTGCGCACCTGTGAGGGCTGCAAAGGTTTCTTCAAG CGCACGGTACAAAAAAACGCAAAATACGTGTGTTTAGCAAATAAAAACTGCCCAGTGGACAAGCGGCGCCGGAATCGCTGTCAGTACTGCCGATTTCAGAAGTGCCTGGCTGTTGGGATGGTCAAAGAAG TGGTTCGCACGGACAGTTTAAAAGGCCGGAGAGGTCGCTTGCCCTCGAAACCGAAGAGCCCACAGGAGCCCTCTCCCCCCTCGCCCCCGGTGAGTCTGATCAGTGCCCTCGTCAGGGCCCATGTCGACTCCAACCCGGCTATGACCAGCCTGGACTATTCCAGG TTCCAGGCGAACCCTGACTATCAGATGAGTGGAGATGACACCCAGCATATCCAGCAGTTCTATGATCTCCTGACTGGCTCCATGGAGATCATCAGGGGCTGGGCCGAGAAGATCCCGGGCTTCGCTGACCTGCCCAAAGCCGACCAAGACCTGCTTTTCGAGTCTGCTTTCTTAGAACTGTTTGTGCTGCGATTAGCGTACAG GTCCAACCCAGTGGAGG AATATGAACATCGACATTTCTGCCTTCTCCTGCATTGCTGCCCTGGCTATGGTCACAG AGAGACACGGGCTCAAGGAACCCAAGAGAGTGGAAGAACTGCAAAACAAGATTGTAAATTGTCTCAAAGACCATGTGACTTTCAATAA
- the NR4A2 gene encoding nuclear receptor subfamily 4 group A member 2 isoform X2, with protein sequence MPCVQAQYGSSPQGASPASQSYSYHSSGEYSSDFLTPEFVKFSMDLTNTEITATTSLPSFSTFMDNYSTGYDVKPPCLYQMPLSGQQSSIKVEDIQMHNYQQHSHLPPQSEEMMPHSGSVYYKPSSPPTPTTPGFQVQHSPMWDDPGSLHNFHQNYVATTHMIEQRKTPVSRLSLFSFKQSPPGTPVSSCQMRFDGPLHVPMNPEQAGSHHVVDGQTFAVPNPIRKPASMGFPGLQIGHASQLLDTQVPSPPSRGSPSNEGLCAVCGDNAACQHYGVRTCEGCKGFFKRTVQKNAKYVCLANKNCPVDKRRRNRCQYCRFQKCLAVGMVKEVVRTDSLKGRRGRLPSKPKSPQEPSPPSPPVSLISALVRAHVDSNPAMTSLDYSRFQANPDYQMSGDDTQHIQQFYDLLTGSMEIIRGWAEKIPGFADLPKADQDLLFESAFLELFVLRLAYRLQCVRGFGEWIDSIVEFSSNLQNMNIDISAFSCIAALAMVTERHGLKEPKRVEELQNKIVNCLKDHVTFNNGGLNRPNYLSKLLGKLPELRTLCTQGLQRIFYLKLEDLVPPPAIIDKLFLDTLPF encoded by the exons ATGCCTTGTGTTCAGGCGCAGTATGGGTCCTCGCCTCAAGGAGCCAGCCCCGCTTCTCAGAGCTACAGTTACCACTCTTCGGGAGAATACAGCTCCGATTTCTTAACTCCAGAGTTTGTCAAGTTTAGCATGGACCTCACCAACACTGAAATCACTGCCACCACTTCTCTCCCCAGCTTCAGTACCTTTATGGACAACTACAGCACAGGCTACGACGTCAAGCCACCTTGCTTGTACCAAATGCCCCTGTCCGGACAGCAGTCCTCCATTAAGGTAGAAGACATTCAGATGCACAACTACCAGCAACACAGCCACCTGCCCCCTCAGTCCGAGGAGATGATGCCGCACTCCGGGTCGGTTTACTACAAGCCCTCCTCGCCCCCGACGCCCACCACCCCGGGCTTTCAAGTGCAGCACAGCCCCATGTGGGATGACCCAGGCTCCCTCCACAACTTCCATCAGAACTACGTGGCCACCACGCACATGATCGAGCAGAGGAAAACGCCCGTCTCCCgcctctccctcttctcattTAAGCAGTCGCCCCCCGGCACCCCCGTGTCTAGCTGCCAGATGCGCTTCGACGGGCCCCTGCACGTCCCCATGAACCCGGAGCAGGCGGGCAGCCACCACGTGGTGGACGGGCAGACCTTCGCTGTGCCCAACCCCATCCGAAAGCCCGCGTCCATGGGCTTCCCAGGCCTGCAGATCGGCCACGCGTCGCAGCTGCTGGACACGCAGGTGCCCTCGCCGCCGTCGCGGGGCTCTCCCTCCAACGAGGGGCTGTGCGCCGTGTGCGGCGACAACGCGGCCTGCCAACACTATGGCGTGCGCACCTGTGAGGGCTGCAAAGGTTTCTTCAAG CGCACGGTACAAAAAAACGCAAAATACGTGTGTTTAGCAAATAAAAACTGCCCAGTGGACAAGCGGCGCCGGAATCGCTGTCAGTACTGCCGATTTCAGAAGTGCCTGGCTGTTGGGATGGTCAAAGAAG TGGTTCGCACGGACAGTTTAAAAGGCCGGAGAGGTCGCTTGCCCTCGAAACCGAAGAGCCCACAGGAGCCCTCTCCCCCCTCGCCCCCGGTGAGTCTGATCAGTGCCCTCGTCAGGGCCCATGTCGACTCCAACCCGGCTATGACCAGCCTGGACTATTCCAGG TTCCAGGCGAACCCTGACTATCAGATGAGTGGAGATGACACCCAGCATATCCAGCAGTTCTATGATCTCCTGACTGGCTCCATGGAGATCATCAGGGGCTGGGCCGAGAAGATCCCGGGCTTCGCTGACCTGCCCAAAGCCGACCAAGACCTGCTTTTCGAGTCTGCTTTCTTAGAACTGTTTGTGCTGCGATTAGCGTACAG GTTGCAATGCGTTCGTGGCTTTGGGGAATGGATTGATTCCATTGTTGAATTCTCCTCCAACTTGCAGAATATGAACATCGACATTTCTGCCTTCTCCTGCATTGCTGCCCTGGCTATGGTCACAG AGAGACACGGGCTCAAGGAACCCAAGAGAGTGGAAGAACTGCAAAACAAGATTGTAAATTGTCTCAAAGACCATGTGACTTTCAATAATGGGGGGTTGAACCGCCCCAACTATTTGTCCAAACTGTTGGGGAAGCTCCCAGAACTTCGTACTCTTTGCACACAGGGGCTACAGCGCATTTTCTACCTGAAACTAGAAGACTTGGTACCACCGCCAGCAATAATTGACAAACTTTTCCTGGACACTTTACCTTTCTAA
- the NR4A2 gene encoding nuclear receptor subfamily 4 group A member 2 isoform X1 yields MPCVQAQYGSSPQGASPASQSYSYHSSGEYSSDFLTPEFVKFSMDLTNTEITATTSLPSFSTFMDNYSTGYDVKPPCLYQMPLSGQQSSIKVEDIQMHNYQQHSHLPPQSEEMMPHSGSVYYKPSSPPTPTTPGFQVQHSPMWDDPGSLHNFHQNYVATTHMIEQRKTPVSRLSLFSFKQSPPGTPVSSCQMRFDGPLHVPMNPEQAGSHHVVDGQTFAVPNPIRKPASMGFPGLQIGHASQLLDTQVPSPPSRGSPSNEGLCAVCGDNAACQHYGVRTCEGCKGFFKRTVQKNAKYVCLANKNCPVDKRRRNRCQYCRFQKCLAVGMVKEVVRTDSLKGRRGRLPSKPKSPQEPSPPSPPVSLISALVRAHVDSNPAMTSLDYSRFQANPDYQMSGDDTQHIQQFYDLLTGSMEIIRGWAEKIPGFADLPKADQDLLFESAFLELFVLRLAYRSNPVEGKLIFCNGVVLHRLQCVRGFGEWIDSIVEFSSNLQNMNIDISAFSCIAALAMVTERHGLKEPKRVEELQNKIVNCLKDHVTFNNGGLNRPNYLSKLLGKLPELRTLCTQGLQRIFYLKLEDLVPPPAIIDKLFLDTLPF; encoded by the exons ATGCCTTGTGTTCAGGCGCAGTATGGGTCCTCGCCTCAAGGAGCCAGCCCCGCTTCTCAGAGCTACAGTTACCACTCTTCGGGAGAATACAGCTCCGATTTCTTAACTCCAGAGTTTGTCAAGTTTAGCATGGACCTCACCAACACTGAAATCACTGCCACCACTTCTCTCCCCAGCTTCAGTACCTTTATGGACAACTACAGCACAGGCTACGACGTCAAGCCACCTTGCTTGTACCAAATGCCCCTGTCCGGACAGCAGTCCTCCATTAAGGTAGAAGACATTCAGATGCACAACTACCAGCAACACAGCCACCTGCCCCCTCAGTCCGAGGAGATGATGCCGCACTCCGGGTCGGTTTACTACAAGCCCTCCTCGCCCCCGACGCCCACCACCCCGGGCTTTCAAGTGCAGCACAGCCCCATGTGGGATGACCCAGGCTCCCTCCACAACTTCCATCAGAACTACGTGGCCACCACGCACATGATCGAGCAGAGGAAAACGCCCGTCTCCCgcctctccctcttctcattTAAGCAGTCGCCCCCCGGCACCCCCGTGTCTAGCTGCCAGATGCGCTTCGACGGGCCCCTGCACGTCCCCATGAACCCGGAGCAGGCGGGCAGCCACCACGTGGTGGACGGGCAGACCTTCGCTGTGCCCAACCCCATCCGAAAGCCCGCGTCCATGGGCTTCCCAGGCCTGCAGATCGGCCACGCGTCGCAGCTGCTGGACACGCAGGTGCCCTCGCCGCCGTCGCGGGGCTCTCCCTCCAACGAGGGGCTGTGCGCCGTGTGCGGCGACAACGCGGCCTGCCAACACTATGGCGTGCGCACCTGTGAGGGCTGCAAAGGTTTCTTCAAG CGCACGGTACAAAAAAACGCAAAATACGTGTGTTTAGCAAATAAAAACTGCCCAGTGGACAAGCGGCGCCGGAATCGCTGTCAGTACTGCCGATTTCAGAAGTGCCTGGCTGTTGGGATGGTCAAAGAAG TGGTTCGCACGGACAGTTTAAAAGGCCGGAGAGGTCGCTTGCCCTCGAAACCGAAGAGCCCACAGGAGCCCTCTCCCCCCTCGCCCCCGGTGAGTCTGATCAGTGCCCTCGTCAGGGCCCATGTCGACTCCAACCCGGCTATGACCAGCCTGGACTATTCCAGG TTCCAGGCGAACCCTGACTATCAGATGAGTGGAGATGACACCCAGCATATCCAGCAGTTCTATGATCTCCTGACTGGCTCCATGGAGATCATCAGGGGCTGGGCCGAGAAGATCCCGGGCTTCGCTGACCTGCCCAAAGCCGACCAAGACCTGCTTTTCGAGTCTGCTTTCTTAGAACTGTTTGTGCTGCGATTAGCGTACAG GTCCAACCCAGTGGAGGGTAAACTCATCTTTTGCAATGGGGTGGTCTTGCACAGGTTGCAATGCGTTCGTGGCTTTGGGGAATGGATTGATTCCATTGTTGAATTCTCCTCCAACTTGCAGAATATGAACATCGACATTTCTGCCTTCTCCTGCATTGCTGCCCTGGCTATGGTCACAG AGAGACACGGGCTCAAGGAACCCAAGAGAGTGGAAGAACTGCAAAACAAGATTGTAAATTGTCTCAAAGACCATGTGACTTTCAATAATGGGGGGTTGAACCGCCCCAACTATTTGTCCAAACTGTTGGGGAAGCTCCCAGAACTTCGTACTCTTTGCACACAGGGGCTACAGCGCATTTTCTACCTGAAACTAGAAGACTTGGTACCACCGCCAGCAATAATTGACAAACTTTTCCTGGACACTTTACCTTTCTAA